One Chitinophaga parva DNA segment encodes these proteins:
- a CDS encoding RagB/SusD family nutrient uptake outer membrane protein — translation MRWRYWAMLLLCTGLASCKSFLQESPEGTLDPAKFYQTAAQVAAAVNGCYDGLGYVYINGIGVSVCPGYALEYITGYSRRPRPSGFEDDQFLHLDKLDPNNSRLQSWWNATYYPVENCNSVIEHVLVTNVVDDITKQRYLGQAYFLRAWYYFQLVRLFGDVPLKLTSTTDINNTRIYRSPRQAVYEQIVKDLLAAEQCGLPWQDQSGHICLGAVKALLAKVYLTMAGYPLKLGNPYYQLAYDKAMEVINSHNFSLFDHYADLRDPAYQNTREHLFMLQRQATVAPSYIHEAYLPYPDQPISIQPAYGGAMAPAQAFYDSYAANDGRKAEQAFFYTRFPRYGNPADTIVLPAPYIFKYWDADAEKTGRSGENFPLIRYADVLLTAAEARSNLDGGVTADAAAIDAYYAVRHRAFPAETRPASLTTDQILKERCWEFCFEFQTWYDMLRTRRALDVSNGTMTNLVGYKAPNHVRAFDTTDLQFPLPLAEVQKNPDLAL, via the coding sequence ATGAGATGGAGATATTGGGCGATGTTGCTGCTGTGCACCGGGCTTGCTTCCTGCAAATCTTTCCTGCAGGAATCACCGGAAGGCACGCTGGACCCGGCAAAGTTTTACCAAACAGCCGCACAGGTAGCTGCTGCGGTGAACGGCTGCTACGACGGGCTGGGATATGTGTACATTAACGGCATTGGCGTATCGGTATGCCCTGGCTATGCACTGGAGTACATCACCGGCTACAGCCGCCGCCCCAGGCCTTCCGGCTTTGAGGACGACCAGTTCCTGCACCTGGACAAACTGGACCCGAATAACTCGCGCCTGCAATCCTGGTGGAATGCGACTTACTACCCGGTGGAAAATTGTAACAGCGTGATAGAACATGTGCTGGTGACCAACGTGGTGGATGATATCACAAAACAGCGCTACCTGGGCCAGGCCTACTTCCTGCGCGCATGGTACTATTTCCAGTTGGTGCGCCTGTTTGGCGATGTGCCGCTGAAGCTCACGAGCACCACGGATATTAATAACACGCGGATCTACCGCTCACCCAGGCAGGCCGTGTATGAACAGATCGTGAAAGACCTGCTGGCGGCAGAGCAATGCGGGCTACCCTGGCAGGACCAGAGCGGGCACATATGCCTGGGCGCCGTGAAAGCCTTGCTGGCAAAAGTGTACCTTACCATGGCGGGCTACCCGCTGAAGCTGGGCAATCCTTACTACCAGCTGGCATATGATAAGGCAATGGAAGTGATCAACAGCCATAACTTTTCCCTGTTCGATCATTACGCAGACCTGCGCGATCCGGCTTACCAGAACACACGGGAGCATCTATTCATGCTGCAGCGCCAGGCTACCGTGGCGCCCAGCTATATCCACGAGGCTTACCTGCCTTACCCGGATCAGCCCATTTCCATACAACCCGCGTATGGCGGGGCCATGGCGCCCGCACAGGCATTCTACGATTCCTATGCGGCCAATGACGGGCGCAAAGCGGAACAGGCCTTTTTCTACACCCGCTTTCCACGCTATGGCAATCCTGCGGATACCATTGTGCTGCCGGCACCTTACATCTTCAAATATTGGGATGCAGATGCCGAAAAGACAGGGCGCTCCGGTGAGAACTTTCCCCTCATCCGGTATGCGGATGTACTGCTTACAGCGGCAGAAGCCAGGAGCAACCTGGATGGCGGTGTAACCGCCGACGCTGCAGCCATTGATGCTTATTATGCCGTGCGGCACCGTGCCTTCCCTGCGGAAACAAGGCCGGCCTCGCTCACGACAGACCAAATACTGAAAGAACGGTGCTGGGAGTTTTGCTTTGAGTTCCAGACCTGGTACGACATGCTGCGCACGCGCAGGGCCCTTGACGTAAGCAACGGCACCATGACCAACCTGGTTGGCTACAAGGCGCCCAACCATGTGCGGGCCTTTGATACCACAGACCTGCAATTTCCTTTACCACTGGCGGAAGTCCAGAAAAATCCAGATTTAGCCCTCTAA
- a CDS encoding SusC/RagA family TonB-linked outer membrane protein, with protein sequence MRERTTGRPCAGPLWYRLLVITVLLGCLDIPVSIAQQGHWDELRRTLVNVQVTDETLDKVFEQIEASTTLKFVYNPSDIAGSGRFTLNKEHISVEQVLKNLPATLQYELRGRNILITRQEPHTADAQLFQGGRVTDLQGNALPGVSIAIKGTAKRAITDQSGVFTIRAGAKDTVAFSLIGFNTLEVPVADESLMFVSLSPSLSALRTVVVIGYGTLVKERLTTAVSTVKGNDVKERPTTMNVMQGLAGKIAGVSVMMNSGKPGGNPIVKIRGTGSINAYNGPLYVVDGIVGADPNSIDPNIVASVDVLKDAAASAIYGSRGSNGVIVITTKRGTKGAPAITFRNTVSMGRLAREVKLLDADQALEMFKRQYEYVPGRTAPHLDPTWYFPRKAELFNADGSPRYHTDWQKASSRTAISHEHALQFAAARDGLNALVSLTYNDQQGILINSYSKQVNAFINVGWDVKKWLHLQGMISSGAFKQNNVDINTLGLNAVRQIYEFLPFLPVQYADGTYSRKGDYPGAEDSENPVRLMREVKSVAGRTNTMGNLQATFRLNSQLSLTTGLSGTTGSNYSLYFAGRDIRGYSDTQQGVATRGNGNSGAWTSEDYLTWSNNYGDHHITGVAGASWYYAANMNTTAGAEGFYDDAFSYYSLQTGLVPQKPTSGSSQTAMNSYYTRWNYDYNNRYLLGFSFRADGSSRFGANNVYGYFPSFSAAWRLSSAAFLRDVPQVTDLKIRASYGVVGNADIGDYVTQGRMNSGQAVFNGNTEASATLAALGNKDLKWERAHQLDFGVDASLFDARLQFTGDVYNRITNDLLYYKLLPSTTGYEGVYQNIGAIRNHGLELSLSSSNIRSRDFTWNTTWVYAMNRSLVLRLNGDIMYPWAGRIMEGRPLNEFYGYKRLGTWSTKEATEAAMYGRKPGDIKYADLNNNGIKDANDRTVLGNGMPKFESSMTNTFTYKQFSLYIDLQTIYGHSLANLTRAIMESPAPATNSYRSVLDAWRPDHQDVMNGQLRLPGDGFDNEIDSYIVENGSFLRVRNIALAYRLRDEWLRRYHLQGATLTLNAENYFLFTKYKGYDPEASSFDGDFNQGVDLYQYPKAKTLAFTLNVSF encoded by the coding sequence ATGAGGGAAAGAACAACAGGGCGCCCCTGCGCAGGGCCCCTGTGGTACAGATTGCTGGTGATAACGGTACTGTTAGGGTGCCTGGATATACCTGTGTCCATAGCCCAGCAAGGGCATTGGGATGAGTTGCGTCGTACCCTGGTGAATGTGCAGGTAACCGATGAAACGCTGGATAAAGTATTTGAACAGATAGAGGCCAGCACCACGTTAAAATTTGTGTACAACCCTTCCGACATCGCCGGGAGCGGGCGCTTTACCCTGAACAAAGAACATATTTCGGTGGAGCAGGTCTTGAAAAACCTGCCCGCCACTTTGCAATATGAATTGAGAGGCCGTAATATCCTCATCACCCGCCAGGAGCCGCATACCGCAGATGCGCAACTCTTCCAGGGTGGCCGGGTTACAGACCTCCAGGGCAATGCCTTACCCGGTGTAAGCATTGCCATCAAAGGCACCGCCAAACGCGCCATCACGGACCAGTCCGGGGTGTTTACCATCCGCGCGGGCGCAAAGGACACGGTGGCGTTTTCACTCATCGGGTTCAATACGCTGGAAGTGCCCGTGGCAGATGAATCGCTCATGTTCGTTTCCCTGTCGCCCAGTCTTTCGGCTTTGCGTACAGTAGTAGTGATCGGTTATGGCACGCTGGTGAAAGAAAGGCTCACCACGGCGGTGAGCACCGTGAAAGGCAATGATGTGAAAGAGCGCCCCACCACCATGAACGTGATGCAGGGACTGGCCGGGAAAATAGCCGGGGTGAGTGTGATGATGAATTCCGGGAAGCCAGGTGGCAATCCTATTGTGAAGATCCGCGGTACCGGCTCTATCAATGCCTACAACGGGCCGTTGTACGTGGTGGATGGCATCGTGGGGGCCGATCCGAATAGTATTGATCCCAATATAGTGGCCTCAGTAGATGTGCTGAAAGATGCCGCCGCTTCGGCCATTTATGGTTCAAGGGGCTCCAATGGCGTGATCGTGATCACCACCAAAAGGGGCACAAAAGGCGCACCTGCCATCACTTTCCGCAACACGGTGAGCATGGGCAGGCTGGCCCGGGAAGTAAAACTGCTGGATGCAGACCAGGCCCTGGAAATGTTCAAACGGCAGTATGAGTATGTGCCCGGCCGCACCGCGCCCCATCTAGATCCCACGTGGTATTTCCCGCGTAAGGCGGAACTGTTCAATGCAGACGGCTCGCCCAGGTATCATACGGATTGGCAGAAAGCATCCAGCCGCACCGCCATTTCCCACGAGCACGCGTTGCAGTTTGCCGCCGCCAGGGATGGTTTGAATGCACTGGTAAGTCTTACATACAATGACCAGCAGGGCATTTTGATCAATAGTTATTCCAAACAGGTGAATGCATTCATCAACGTGGGCTGGGATGTGAAGAAATGGCTGCACCTGCAGGGCATGATCAGCAGCGGTGCGTTTAAACAAAATAATGTAGACATCAATACGCTGGGCCTTAATGCTGTGCGGCAGATCTACGAGTTCCTGCCATTCCTGCCGGTACAATATGCAGATGGCACGTACTCCCGCAAAGGGGATTACCCCGGCGCGGAAGATTCTGAAAACCCGGTACGCCTCATGCGCGAAGTAAAATCCGTGGCCGGCCGTACCAACACCATGGGCAACCTGCAGGCCACTTTCCGGCTGAACAGCCAGTTGAGCCTCACCACGGGCCTTAGTGGCACCACGGGCTCCAACTACAGCCTGTATTTTGCCGGCCGCGATATACGGGGCTACTCCGATACGCAGCAAGGGGTGGCCACCCGTGGCAATGGCAACTCCGGTGCCTGGACCTCGGAAGACTACCTGACCTGGAGCAACAATTATGGTGACCACCATATCACCGGGGTGGCGGGCGCCAGCTGGTACTACGCGGCAAACATGAACACTACCGCGGGTGCTGAAGGATTCTACGACGATGCGTTTTCATATTACAGCCTGCAAACAGGCCTGGTGCCGCAGAAGCCCACTTCCGGCTCCAGCCAGACCGCGATGAATTCCTATTATACGCGCTGGAACTATGATTATAACAACCGCTACCTGCTCGGGTTTTCTTTCCGGGCAGACGGCTCATCGCGCTTTGGCGCCAATAACGTGTACGGGTATTTTCCCAGCTTTTCCGCGGCATGGCGCCTTTCATCAGCGGCATTCCTGCGGGATGTGCCCCAGGTCACAGACCTGAAGATACGCGCCAGTTATGGCGTGGTAGGCAATGCAGACATAGGCGACTATGTAACGCAGGGCCGCATGAACAGCGGGCAGGCTGTGTTCAATGGCAACACGGAAGCTTCTGCTACGCTGGCCGCGCTGGGCAATAAAGACCTGAAGTGGGAAAGGGCCCACCAGCTTGATTTTGGCGTGGATGCCTCCCTGTTTGACGCCAGGCTGCAGTTCACCGGTGATGTGTACAACCGCATTACCAATGACCTGCTGTATTATAAACTGCTGCCTTCCACCACAGGGTATGAAGGCGTGTACCAGAACATAGGCGCCATCCGCAACCACGGCCTGGAACTATCGCTCTCCAGCAGCAATATCCGCAGCAGGGATTTTACCTGGAACACCACCTGGGTGTATGCGATGAACCGCTCCCTGGTGCTGCGCCTCAATGGGGACATCATGTATCCCTGGGCCGGGCGCATCATGGAAGGACGGCCGCTGAATGAATTTTACGGGTATAAAAGACTGGGCACCTGGAGCACCAAGGAAGCCACGGAAGCCGCCATGTATGGCCGCAAACCGGGCGATATTAAATACGCAGACCTGAACAACAACGGCATTAAGGACGCCAACGACCGCACGGTGCTCGGCAACGGGATGCCCAAGTTTGAATCGTCTATGACCAATACGTTCACCTATAAGCAATTTTCCCTGTACATAGACCTGCAAACGATCTATGGCCATAGTCTCGCTAACCTGACGCGCGCCATCATGGAAAGCCCGGCACCCGCTACTAACAGTTACCGCAGCGTGCTGGATGCCTGGAGGCCAGACCACCAGGACGTGATGAACGGGCAGTTGCGCCTGCCCGGCGATGGATTTGACAACGAGATAGACAGCTACATCGTGGAGAATGGCTCTTTCCTGCGCGTGCGTAACATAGCACTGGCATACCGCCTGCGCGATGAATGGCTGCGCCGCTACCACCTGCAAGGCGCCACGCTGACGCTGAATGCAGAGAATTATTTTTTGTTCACGAAATACAAGGGCTACGACCCGGAAGCATCTTCCTTTGACGGAGACTTCAACCAGGGCGTAGACCTCTATCAATACCCGAAAGCAAAAACACTGGCGTTCACCTTGAATGTTTCGTTCTGA
- a CDS encoding FecR family protein, with the protein MSIVREHYMEMNNNRLKELLHKYLEGSASEQEVREVDDWYRSFDTHAGLTDQLTASEKDTLEQLLLLRIRTAISEAAPARVVRMRTRHWVAAAVVAAVLGIGGYYAVQRMHPAPQAIALTETSNRSGIRRISLPDSSVVWLNFDSKVHFSQAGIHAAREVWLEGEGYFEVRPQDNNAFTVHAGKLDVQVLGTSFNVDAYSPARAVTVTVVNGKVAVGAGAGRTTLTANQQAVFTTATGGITTQAITAADCSAWTTGQLVFRKATFQDIAMRLERRYNTHIRFGSPEVANALLTASFEEREPLTGVLGKLCAIYGFKYKEEANATYVVYK; encoded by the coding sequence GTGTCTATTGTAAGAGAGCATTACATGGAAATGAACAACAACCGGTTAAAAGAATTATTGCACAAATACCTGGAAGGTTCCGCCTCCGAGCAGGAAGTCCGGGAGGTGGATGATTGGTATCGATCCTTCGATACCCACGCCGGCCTTACGGACCAGCTCACGGCATCGGAAAAGGACACGCTGGAACAATTGCTGCTCCTGCGCATCCGCACTGCGATCAGCGAGGCGGCACCGGCAAGGGTGGTGCGCATGCGCACCCGCCACTGGGTGGCCGCAGCCGTTGTGGCGGCGGTGCTGGGCATAGGCGGTTACTATGCCGTGCAGCGCATGCATCCTGCCCCGCAGGCCATTGCGCTCACGGAAACGTCCAACCGTAGCGGCATCCGCAGGATATCCCTGCCGGATAGCAGCGTAGTATGGCTCAATTTTGACAGTAAGGTGCACTTCTCCCAGGCCGGCATCCACGCTGCACGCGAAGTGTGGCTGGAAGGCGAGGGGTATTTTGAAGTGAGACCGCAGGATAATAATGCCTTCACCGTACACGCCGGCAAGCTGGATGTGCAGGTGCTGGGCACCAGCTTTAACGTGGATGCCTACAGCCCTGCCCGCGCCGTGACCGTAACGGTGGTGAATGGGAAAGTAGCGGTGGGCGCAGGTGCAGGCCGCACCACGCTCACGGCCAATCAACAGGCTGTTTTTACCACTGCCACCGGCGGCATCACCACCCAGGCCATTACCGCTGCAGATTGCAGTGCATGGACCACCGGGCAGCTGGTGTTCCGCAAAGCTACCTTCCAGGATATTGCCATGCGCCTGGAACGCCGTTATAATACGCACATCCGTTTTGGAAGTCCGGAGGTGGCCAATGCCCTGCTCACGGCCAGTTTCGAAGAGCGCGAGCCGCTTACCGGGGTACTGGGGAAATTATGCGCTATCTATGGATTTAAGTATAAAGAAGAAGCTAATGCCACTTATGTAGTATATAAATAA
- a CDS encoding RNA polymerase sigma-70 factor, producing MLRDFSTLGDEEVFLRLKQGQEEAVEEIYRRFWKELLDAAYRRVKSQEAAMELVQGLLVQLYLKRERIQLRTSLRNYLHTALKNKVLNSIRAELVRNTYQQRMAASGQASQPDAASALRLKELQEQIDASCAAMPEKCREVFYLSRREHLSYQHIADQLGISVNTVEKHMVKALKILRSHLKEYNFTLLWALLCFAARLLR from the coding sequence ATGCTTAGAGATTTTTCCACGTTAGGTGACGAAGAAGTATTCCTGCGCTTAAAACAAGGTCAAGAAGAAGCAGTAGAGGAGATATACCGGCGGTTCTGGAAAGAGCTGCTGGATGCCGCGTACCGCAGGGTGAAGTCGCAGGAAGCAGCCATGGAACTGGTCCAGGGCCTTTTAGTGCAGTTGTATTTGAAGCGGGAGCGCATTCAACTCAGAACTTCCCTCCGCAACTATCTCCATACGGCGCTTAAGAATAAAGTACTGAACAGCATCCGCGCAGAGCTGGTCCGCAATACTTACCAGCAGCGCATGGCCGCCAGCGGGCAGGCTTCCCAGCCCGATGCCGCCAGCGCGTTACGGTTAAAGGAATTGCAGGAGCAGATAGATGCGTCCTGTGCTGCCATGCCCGAAAAGTGCAGGGAGGTCTTTTACCTGAGCCGGCGCGAACATTTGTCGTACCAGCACATTGCAGACCAACTGGGCATTTCGGTGAATACCGTGGAAAAGCATATGGTAAAGGCGCTGAAGATCCTGCGCTCCCATCTCAAGGAGTATAATTTCACTTTGCTCTGGGCCCTGCTTTGCTTTGCCGCCCGGCTGCTGCGTTAA
- a CDS encoding GH92 family glycosyl hydrolase: MIVKRKHLAAAVSCALTLVVHAQKKDLVTYASTLQGTNSNFGLSHGSVYPTTALPFGMHGWTAQTGKNGDGWKYQYPATTIRGFQQAHACSPWVGDYAVFSLMPETGTLKVMEDERATTFSHKDETAHPDYYKVTFANKITTEMTATERGAHLRFSFPAKSPAYLVLDGYNALSGVKIWPREHKITGFVGNGRFIPKDFKNYFVIVFDQPFEASGTWENEKGAVHADSLEATGKGVGAYVRFRPGARVQARIASSYISPEQAEVTWQQELGQHTTFEQTRNIAHNTWEQLFERVAVEGGSEEDKATFYSCLFRANLFSHQFFEYNKEGKPYYYSPYDARVHDGYMFTDNGFWDTFRAQFPLNTILHPTMEGRYMQALLAAQKECGWFPAWSFPGETGGMLGNHAISLLTDAWVKGIRTFDPEQALEAYFHEAMNKGPWGGANGRAGWKEYYQLGYVTFPESYGSTSQTLEYAYDDFCGYQLAKATGHDFYRDVFARTMYNYRYQYDSVTGYMRGRKLDGSWVTPFDPYEWGGPYTEGNAFQWQWSVFHDVKGLIRLMGGEQRFIARLDSVFSVPNKVNVGYYKQMIHEMQEMVDANMGQYAHGNQPVQHMIYLYNYAGQPWKAQQHIRDVMKRLYNATPDGYPGDEDQGQMSSWYVLSALGFYSVCPGTDEYVIGSPVFPRATITLENGNKFTVIAHNNSDKNVYIQAATLNGQPFTHNFIHHADIMNGGTLVLEMGDQPAMQRGVAEADKPFSLSK, encoded by the coding sequence ATGATCGTTAAACGGAAACATCTTGCTGCCGCCGTCAGCTGCGCACTGACCCTGGTGGTGCATGCACAGAAAAAAGACCTGGTAACCTATGCCAGCACTTTACAAGGCACTAATTCCAACTTTGGCCTGAGCCATGGCAGCGTGTATCCTACCACGGCGCTACCTTTTGGTATGCACGGGTGGACCGCCCAGACCGGGAAGAACGGCGACGGCTGGAAATACCAGTACCCCGCCACCACCATCCGCGGCTTCCAGCAGGCCCACGCCTGCAGCCCCTGGGTGGGCGACTATGCCGTGTTCTCCCTCATGCCGGAAACCGGCACCCTCAAAGTGATGGAAGATGAACGGGCCACCACTTTCAGCCATAAAGACGAAACCGCGCACCCGGATTATTATAAAGTCACTTTCGCCAATAAGATCACTACGGAGATGACCGCCACGGAACGCGGCGCCCACCTGCGTTTCAGCTTCCCGGCAAAAAGCCCGGCCTACCTGGTGCTGGATGGTTACAATGCCCTCAGTGGTGTAAAGATCTGGCCCAGGGAACATAAGATCACCGGCTTTGTAGGCAATGGCCGTTTTATTCCGAAGGATTTTAAAAATTACTTCGTCATTGTATTTGACCAGCCTTTTGAAGCCAGTGGCACCTGGGAGAACGAAAAAGGCGCAGTGCATGCGGATAGCCTGGAGGCAACAGGTAAAGGTGTAGGGGCGTATGTGCGCTTCCGCCCCGGCGCCAGGGTGCAGGCCCGCATTGCCTCTTCCTACATCAGCCCTGAACAGGCGGAAGTTACCTGGCAGCAGGAGCTGGGCCAGCATACTACGTTTGAGCAAACACGCAACATAGCGCACAATACCTGGGAACAATTGTTTGAGCGCGTAGCCGTGGAAGGAGGCAGCGAAGAAGACAAGGCCACGTTCTATTCCTGCCTGTTCCGCGCCAATCTTTTCTCCCACCAGTTCTTCGAGTACAACAAAGAAGGCAAGCCTTACTACTACAGCCCTTACGATGCCAGGGTGCATGACGGGTACATGTTCACCGACAACGGTTTCTGGGACACCTTCCGTGCACAGTTCCCGCTCAATACCATCCTGCATCCCACCATGGAAGGCCGTTATATGCAGGCCCTCCTGGCCGCGCAAAAGGAGTGTGGCTGGTTTCCCGCCTGGTCATTTCCCGGGGAAACCGGGGGCATGCTGGGCAACCATGCCATTTCCCTGCTCACCGATGCATGGGTGAAAGGCATCCGCACCTTTGACCCCGAACAGGCCCTGGAAGCGTATTTCCATGAAGCGATGAACAAAGGCCCCTGGGGCGGCGCTAACGGGCGCGCAGGCTGGAAGGAATATTACCAGCTGGGTTACGTAACCTTCCCGGAGTCTTACGGCAGCACTTCACAAACCCTGGAATATGCGTATGACGATTTCTGCGGCTATCAACTGGCCAAAGCCACCGGTCATGATTTTTACCGCGACGTGTTTGCGCGCACCATGTACAATTACCGCTACCAGTACGATAGCGTCACGGGTTACATGCGCGGGCGCAAGCTGGATGGCAGCTGGGTGACGCCTTTCGACCCGTATGAGTGGGGCGGGCCATACACGGAGGGCAATGCCTTCCAGTGGCAATGGTCTGTATTCCACGACGTAAAAGGCCTTATCCGCCTCATGGGCGGGGAGCAACGTTTTATAGCCCGCCTGGATTCCGTGTTCAGTGTCCCCAATAAAGTGAATGTAGGCTACTACAAACAGATGATCCATGAAATGCAGGAAATGGTGGATGCCAACATGGGCCAGTATGCCCACGGCAACCAGCCGGTGCAGCATATGATCTACCTGTACAATTATGCCGGCCAGCCCTGGAAAGCGCAGCAGCACATCCGTGATGTGATGAAGCGCCTGTACAATGCCACGCCGGACGGCTATCCCGGTGATGAAGACCAGGGCCAGATGTCGTCCTGGTACGTACTGAGCGCCCTGGGCTTCTACAGCGTGTGCCCGGGTACAGATGAATACGTGATAGGCAGTCCTGTATTCCCTAGGGCGACCATTACCTTGGAGAACGGGAACAAGTTCACCGTGATAGCGCACAACAACAGTGATAAGAACGTGTACATCCAGGCTGCCACGCTGAATGGCCAGCCCTTCACGCATAACTTCATCCACCATGCAGATATCATGAACGGTGGCACCCTCGTGCTGGAGATGGGCGACCAGCCGGCCATGCAGCGTGGTGTGGCCGAGGCCGACAAGCCTTTTTCGCTGTCAAAATAG
- a CDS encoding glycoside hydrolase family 130 protein: MINSKNICMRLWCAIFLLTISMGAMAQDTLPGWAIGPFVRPAGVNPIIAPNPASTFPDPMSKQQVAWEANDVFNPAAAVKGGKIYVLYRSEDRSGQGIGQRTSRLGMAVSTDGIHMKRRSKPVLYPAADNQQTFEWPGGCEDPRVAVTENGVYVMFYTEWNKKVPRLGVATSRDLVHWDKHGPAFYNAYDGRFKDLASKSASIVTKVVEGKQVITKVNGKYMMYWGEHFINIATSEDLVHWTPQLDENNELKAVVRPRPHYFDSDLTECGPPAILTDKGILVLYNGKNKSGDGGDKNYTANTYAAGQVLFDVNDPGKVVARLDKPFFVPTEPFEKSGQYPAGTVFVEGMVYYKKKWFLYYGCADSRVAVAVCGQ, encoded by the coding sequence ATGATCAACAGTAAGAACATCTGCATGCGCCTTTGGTGCGCCATTTTCCTGCTTACCATCAGTATGGGCGCTATGGCGCAGGACACGCTGCCCGGTTGGGCCATAGGCCCCTTTGTAAGACCTGCCGGCGTAAACCCGATCATTGCCCCCAATCCAGCCAGCACCTTCCCGGACCCGATGAGCAAACAGCAGGTAGCCTGGGAAGCCAATGACGTATTTAATCCCGCGGCCGCGGTAAAGGGGGGCAAGATCTATGTGCTCTACCGTTCGGAAGACCGGTCCGGCCAGGGCATAGGACAACGTACGTCCCGCCTGGGCATGGCGGTGAGCACAGACGGCATCCACATGAAACGCCGCTCCAAACCGGTGCTCTACCCGGCAGCAGATAACCAGCAAACATTCGAATGGCCCGGTGGCTGTGAAGACCCGCGTGTAGCCGTAACGGAAAACGGTGTATATGTGATGTTTTATACCGAATGGAATAAAAAGGTACCCCGCCTGGGAGTGGCTACTTCCAGGGACCTGGTGCATTGGGACAAGCATGGCCCTGCGTTTTATAACGCTTACGATGGCCGCTTCAAAGACCTGGCCAGCAAGTCTGCATCCATCGTTACAAAAGTAGTGGAGGGTAAACAGGTGATCACTAAAGTGAATGGCAAATACATGATGTACTGGGGAGAGCATTTCATCAACATCGCCACTTCTGAAGACCTGGTGCACTGGACGCCCCAGCTCGATGAAAACAATGAACTGAAAGCTGTAGTGCGTCCGCGCCCACATTACTTTGACAGTGACCTTACCGAATGCGGCCCGCCGGCTATCCTTACAGACAAAGGCATCCTGGTGCTCTATAACGGTAAGAACAAAAGCGGGGATGGCGGTGATAAGAACTATACGGCTAATACCTACGCCGCAGGCCAGGTGTTGTTTGATGTGAATGATCCCGGCAAAGTAGTGGCAAGACTGGATAAGCCTTTCTTTGTGCCCACGGAGCCGTTTGAGAAAAGCGGGCAATACCCCGCCGGGACGGTGTTTGTGGAGGGGATGGTGTATTATAAAAAGAAGTGGTTCCTGTATTACGGCTGCGCCGATAGCAGGGTAGCTGTGGCAGTGTGCGGGCAATGA
- a CDS encoding glycoside hydrolase family 92 protein, protein MSLLLARPYKRRAMEITGGSENKPYIQSLQMNGKGYDNTWLPWQAMRNGGSLHVEPGKTPHKNRGTRTAPPSFQ, encoded by the coding sequence GTGTCTTTACTATTAGCCCGGCCATACAAGCGCCGGGCTATGGAGATCACCGGCGGTTCGGAAAACAAACCTTATATTCAATCCCTGCAAATGAATGGCAAGGGGTATGATAATACCTGGCTGCCCTGGCAGGCCATGCGCAACGGTGGCTCCCTGCATGTTGAACCGGGCAAAACGCCCCATAAGAACCGGGGCACCCGCACCGCGCCTCCTTCATTTCAATAA